The Ipomoea triloba cultivar NCNSP0323 chromosome 4, ASM357664v1 DNA segment GCAAGTATTGGACCTCGCCGTTAGGGAAAACCCTGTAGAATTGGTAGTTGATCTTGTACTTGGATCTCAGCCGTGTACCCAGTGCCAAACACTGCTCTTTCCTCGCTAATTTCAGCAGGTTGGGCCCTTCCCTCATGATTGCGGCGCCGCCTGTGGGCATCTCGAAGATCTGCTCCTTCGGGGAGGTCCACGTGATGACGTAGAACTCCTCGACCTGGGCTTTGCGGAGGAGTCCGCCGGTGCTGCCACCGAAGATGGGGGACGGGGTGTTGGGGTCTAGGGTCGGCGGGGTGAATCCCACGGGGGCCTCTTTGGTGGGCGTTTCCGTGGTTTCCTCCGCCATGGCTCGGATGGGGCGGCACGCGGCGGCGGGCTTGTTCAGGCCCCTGGGGACGACGGAGAAGCAGTGGAGGGACTGCTTCCAGGGCGCCGCCACGCGGTCGGCTGCGGGCTTGGCGGCGGAGAGCGGCGAGGCGAAGAGAGAGGCTTGGGCTGCCATGGCCATGGAATTGAAGAGATCGGAATGAAGTGAGTGTGTGGAGAAAAGAATGAATTCAAAGTGTTTGTTTATTATCCCCAGAGAGTTTGCGTGGTGAGAGATATGGATATGTTGGATAAGGTGATATGAGTATAGACCAATTAGAATGTGTGATTTTGATACGCACTCTTCTGAGTTGAGCCAATTCAAGCCTCTCAGCCTCTTCCATGTGGCATTTGTCCTTTTCCTACCCATATGTTACGCTGTAACTTGTAATGGAATTGTTTAAGATCTTGCACaattttttcccccttttttaaAGCAGtacttatactgtggaccataaatgtattatggaccatggatcatggttgatactgcagttgtgttaaactgatactgcaattgtgttgaaaggatattgcagttgtattgaaagggaactgcagttgtgcggaacagaggacgtgtcatccatctggaactgtagttgtgttgaacggatactgcagttgtgttgaaaagatactgcagttgtgtagaacggatactgcagttgtgttgaacggatgaatgcttcatccgttcaacacaactgcagtatcaactatATATgagcatggtccacaatgcattgtggaccatggtccaccataaaATTTGCGTTTTTAAAGGGTAATGGCTAatgaattattttgattttgtccGTTATAAATAAAAGGATTAAATGTATAAATatctattttaaattttagagaaaaatgcaatttaGGTCTTTTAGGCATTCTTGTTTAGTCGTTTTACCACTTGTAAAATAGTCCTTACTCTAgacaaatataagaaattttgGTTTATCCATTACACCAAAAACGTCATTTAGCGgcaattattttgttatttacgACGGTTTGTTTGTAACCGTCACTAAATTGTTTATTGGCATTTCTCCAACCGTGATTAAATGGTGTGTCGCGAAAGATGTAGCAACGATTTTAGACAACTGTTGAAATTATTGATCAGCATTGCTTTTAGCAGTGACTTTTTAACCGCCACTAAAAATAAAGTACTTTACTTTTGCTTTTAGAAAATCGCCATTAAAAATGAGgtactttacttttatttttagcGGCGGTTACAAAATCGTCgctaaatatatctatttacAAGTGTTGTtgaatatgtttatttatttatttctaaaaaaaatttagtgacagttattaagtgtcgctaaatatttgtctttatattttttttaaatactagtGGCAGTTATTTAAGTGTCGCTAAATgttttataattacattattatatttttataattatcatttaattatattttttcaaaaatctttATATTCAAATGTGTATTGAATTCACAAATAAATCTATGTACacatttaagaaagaaaatcaattgtaactaatatttgtcaaataataacattcaataatattacttttagtatattaaaatatactttttatttatgattcacacaaatgtgtggaccatgaatgcaatatacatgtttaatatataaaaaatcatttactttcaaataatgtacttttagtatatattaaaatatactttttatttatgattcacaaaaatgtgtggaccatggtccatagagTAATGATCGGAATCCATCACTTCCTCTCATCTTAACCAAGTGTTGGGTTGAATccatcaacaacaatatttctgTTG contains these protein-coding regions:
- the LOC116017668 gene encoding photosystem I reaction center subunit II, chloroplastic-like — encoded protein: MAMAAQASLFASPLSAAKPAADRVAAPWKQSLHCFSVVPRGLNKPAAACRPIRAMAEETTETPTKEAPVGFTPPTLDPNTPSPIFGGSTGGLLRKAQVEEFYVITWTSPKEQIFEMPTGGAAIMREGPNLLKLARKEQCLALGTRLRSKYKINYQFYRVFPNGEVQYLHPKDGVYPEKVNAGREGVGQNMRSIGKNISPIEVKFTGKQVYDL